The Thiorhodovibrio litoralis genome includes a window with the following:
- a CDS encoding nitrous oxide-stimulated promoter family protein, whose amino-acid sequence MTHLYCQDHHGTTGGLCDDCAELVNYAHRRLDYCPFGESKYTCLDCRINCYTADRALTTREVMRYAGPRLWRRNPLLALLHLLDGRVLHRAPKRAQSAPSAGAGRSRRS is encoded by the coding sequence ATGACTCACCTTTATTGCCAGGACCACCATGGCACAACCGGCGGTCTGTGCGATGACTGCGCGGAGCTGGTCAATTACGCGCATCGTCGCCTCGATTACTGCCCCTTCGGCGAATCGAAATACACCTGTCTGGACTGTCGCATTAACTGTTATACCGCCGACAGAGCCCTGACGACGCGTGAGGTGATGCGCTATGCCGGCCCCCGACTTTGGCGGCGAAATCCGCTATTGGCCCTGCTGCATCTTCTCGACGGCCGTGTCTTGCATCGGGCCCCGAAGCGGGCGCAATCGGCGCCGTCAGCAGGCGCTGGGCGCAGCCGACGATCCTGA
- a CDS encoding DUF3127 domain-containing protein has translation MEISGTIIQAIPEKSGTSARGTWRKQEYVLETQADYPKKICFMVWGDKIDDFAIREGQQLRVEIDLESREYNGRWYTDVKAWRVSPLQQQDESPPPLGPDEPPFFDNGMDDVPF, from the coding sequence ATGGAAATCAGCGGCACCATTATTCAGGCCATTCCGGAAAAATCCGGCACCTCCGCGCGCGGCACCTGGCGCAAGCAGGAGTATGTGCTGGAGACGCAAGCCGATTATCCGAAGAAAATCTGCTTCATGGTGTGGGGCGACAAAATCGACGACTTTGCCATCCGCGAGGGCCAGCAGCTGCGTGTCGAGATTGACCTTGAAAGCCGCGAATACAACGGGCGTTGGTATACCGACGTGAAAGCCTGGCGGGTCTCGCCGTTACAGCAGCAGGACGAAAGCCCACCGCCGCTCGGCCCCGACGAGCCGCCGTTTTTCGACAACGGCATGGATGACGTGCCTTTCTGA
- a CDS encoding NifB/NifX family molybdenum-iron cluster-binding protein, with translation MKTIAITANDDRGLAGEMSMHFGHCSHFVLATLDDNSQVKSTDVRPNPYAEQHQPGQIPDFVKSLGADVVLSGGMGGRAIEFFDELGIEVATGHRPSVGAAIDAYVAGELNGADGCAHDHH, from the coding sequence ATGAAGACCATTGCCATCACGGCGAACGATGATCGCGGCCTGGCCGGCGAAATGTCGATGCACTTCGGCCACTGCAGCCATTTCGTCCTGGCCACCCTGGATGACAACAGCCAGGTGAAATCAACCGACGTGCGCCCCAACCCCTATGCCGAGCAGCACCAGCCGGGGCAGATTCCGGATTTCGTCAAGTCCCTGGGCGCTGACGTGGTGCTCTCAGGCGGCATGGGCGGCCGCGCTATCGAGTTCTTTGATGAACTCGGCATTGAGGTCGCCACCGGCCACCGCCCAAGCGTCGGTGCTGCGATCGATGCCTATGTGGCGGGCGAGCTCAACGGCGCCGACGGCTGCGCGCATGATCATCACTGA